One region of Fusarium oxysporum f. sp. lycopersici 4287 chromosome 14, whole genome shotgun sequence genomic DNA includes:
- a CDS encoding catalase-peroxidase — protein sequence MHVQSLLLASGLVPFVASQGCPFAKRATDNNLVPPREIPEDFGICRVASNQAGGGTRSRGFWPCALRLDVLRQFSPQYNPLGADFDYAEAFKSLDYESLKRDLKALLTDSQDWWPADHGSYGGLFIRMSWHSAGTYRAMDGRGGAGMGQQRFAPLDSWPDNQNLDKARRLLSKVRQQDFMG from the exons ATGCATGTTCAATCACTTCTGTTGGCTTCTGGCCTCGTGCCTTTCGTCGCTAGCCAGGGCTGCCCTTTCGCCAAGCGCGCCACAGACAATAACCTTGTCCCCCCGCGAGAAATACCCGAAGATTTTGGCATCTGCCGCGTCGCTAGCAATCAGGCTGGTGGAGGTACCCGAAGCAGAGGCTTTTGGCCTTGTGCTTTGAGATTAGATGTTCTTCGACAATTTTCGCCTCAGTATAACCCATTGGGTGCGGATTTTGACTACGCTGAGGCGTTCAAGTCTCTGGACT AtgagagcttgaagaggGATCTCAAAGCGCTTCTTACCGATTCTCAGGATTGGTGGCCTGCTGACCATGGTAGCTATGGTGGTCTCTTCATCCGTATGTCATGGCACAGCGCTGGTACTTACCGTGCCATGGATGGCCGAGGTGGCGCTGGAATG GGCCAACAACGATTTGCTCCTCTCGATAGCTGGCCCGACAACCAGAACCTGGACAAGGCTCGCCGTCTGCTCT CAAAAGTACGGCAGCAAGATTTCATGGGCTGA